A single window of Nicotiana sylvestris chromosome 3, ASM39365v2, whole genome shotgun sequence DNA harbors:
- the LOC104233943 gene encoding probable glycosyltransferase At3g07620 has product MATFTFSFFLFLSLSLLLVSAHTSSPYLSPSTLISQNYQKMLTSFKIFIYTPLQPITFSTPSASIFYNFLVNSPFLTQDPNQAHLLFVPFSPDTSTRSLARLVRELRTKYAYWNRTLGADHFFISPTGIDSSSDRNVLELKKNSVQISVFPTTSGNFIPHKDITLPPFYPSLLALSHAPVNEAPSFLCYLKWDGKTESNLVNELRLDPAFVVESEPSDNHVGRVKRSKFCLFFYVADVAWMTEAMAAGCVPVVIVDRPVQDFPLTDVLRWSEMALLVGNRRGAEGLKQALRGVPDDRYERMREFSVAATHHMVWNAEPQPYDAFHMVMYQLWMRRHTIRYARREDV; this is encoded by the coding sequence ATGGCCACCTttactttctcttttttcttgtttCTCTCCCTCAGCCTTCTCCTAGTCTCAGCTCATACTTCTTCTCCTTATCTCTCTCCCTCAACACTAATTTCTCAGAATTACCAAAAGATGCTCACgagtttcaaaattttcatttacaCCCCTCTTCAACCCATCACTTTTTCTACTCCCTCAGCTTCTATCTTCTACAATTTCCTCGTTAACAGCCCATTTCTCACGCAAGACCCGAACCAAGCTCACCTCCTCTTCGTACCCTTCTCTCCTGACACTTCCACGCGCTCTCTGGCGCGTCTTGTTCGCGAGCTCAGAACTAAGTACGCTTACTGGAACCGAACGCTTGGAGCTGATCACTTCTTCATCTCCCCTACAGGAATCGACTCCTCTTCTGACAGAAACGTTCTCGAGCTGAAGAAAAATTCTGTTCAGATTTCCGTTTTTCCCACTACTTCCGGTAACTTTATCCCTCACAAGGACATAACTTTGCCTCCGTTTTATCCATCCTTACTCGCACTGTCCCACGCGCCGGTGAATGAAGCTCCGTCGTTTCTATGCTATCTGAAATGGGACGGGAAGACTGAGTCAAACTTGGTGAACGAGTTGAGGTTGGACCCGGCGTTTGTCGTCGAATCTGAGCCGTCGGATAATCATGTAGGAAGAGTCAAGCGTAGCAAATTTTGCTTGTTTTTCTACGTCGCTGACGTGGCATGGATGACGGAGGCAATGGCGGCGGGATGCGTGCCGGTGGTAATTGTCGACCGTCCAGTTCAGGATTTTCCGTTGACAGACGTCTTAAGATGGTCGGAAATGGCCTTGTTAGTCGGAAACCGCCGTGGGGCTGAGGGATTGAAGCAAGCGCTGCGCGGTGTACCTGACGATCGATATGAGCGCATGAGGGAATTCTCTGTAGCGGCGACTCATCATATGGTGTGGAACGCGGAACCTCAGCCGTACGATGCTTTTCACATGGTGATGTATCAGCTGTGGATGAGACGGCACACCATCAGATACGCTCGGAGGGAAGATGTTTAG